Proteins found in one Oreochromis niloticus isolate F11D_XX linkage group LG22, O_niloticus_UMD_NMBU, whole genome shotgun sequence genomic segment:
- the serinc2 gene encoding serine incorporator 2, which translates to MGACLALGSLANCASCLCGSASCLLSSCCPSTYNSTISRLAFSFLLLLGTLVSIIMILPGMEENLKKIPGFCVGGSSIIGIENKVNCDIIVGYKSVYRMCFAMACFFFLFSIIMIRVRSSKDPRAAIQNGFWFFKFLVLVGITVGAFFIPDGDFNTVWYYFGMVGSFIFIIIQLILLIDFAHSWNQSWLEKAEEGNTKCWFAALLSVTFINYALAFTAIVLFYIFYTQLDDCTEHKVFISLNFIFCIIVSIVSILPKVQEAQPTSGLLQASLISLYTMYVTWSAMSNNPNRKCNPSLLSLVQSSSPTPAPGPTSAPGTTQWWDAQGIVGLIIFLFCTLYASIRSSNNAQVNRLMQTEEGQGLTASEEAPAEEDGVRRAVDNEEDGVTYSYSFFHFSLFLASLYIMMTLTNWYKPDTDYHAMQTSMPAVWVKISSSWIGLGLYLWTLVAPLVLPDRDFS; encoded by the exons ATGGGTGCTTGTTTGGCTCTGGGTTCACTCGCAAATTGT GCATCCTGTTTGTGCGGCTCGGCCTCCTGCCTGCTGTCATCATGTTGCCCTTCCACATACAACTCCACCATCAGCCGGCTGGCCTTCtccttcctgctgctgctgggcaCGCTGGTGTCCATCATCATGATTCTGCCAGGCATGGAGGAAAATCTTAAAAAG ATTCCAGGGTTTTGCGTCGGCGGTTCGAGCATAATTGGCATAGAGAACAAGGTAAACTGTGACATCATCGTGGGCTACAAGTCTGTGTACCGCATGTGCTTTGCCATGGcctgcttcttcttcctcttctccatCATCATGATCCGAGTGCGCAGCAGCAAGGATCCCCGAGCAGCCATCCAGAACGG tttCTGGTTCTTCAAGTTTCTGGTGCTGGTTGGTATAACTGTGGGAGCGTTCTTCATTCCAGATGGAGACTTTAATACAG TGTGGTATTACTTCGGCATGGTGGGctccttcatcttcatcatcatccagCTCATCCTACTGATTGACTTTGCCCATTCCTGGAACCAGTCCTGGCTTGAGAAGGCGGAGGAAGGAAACACCAAGTGCTGGTTTGCAG CTCTCCTCTCCGTCACCTTCATCAACTACGCTTTGGCTTTTACGGCCATTGTGCTCTTCTATATCTTTTACACCCAACTTGACGACTGCACAGAGCACAAAGTCTTCATCAGCCTCAACTTCATATTCTGCATCATTGTGTCCATTGTGTCCATTCTGCCCAAAGTCCAG GAGGCACAGCCCACCTCAGGTCTGCTTCAGGCTTCCCTCATCTCCCTTTACACCATGTATGTCACCTGGTCAGCCATGAGCAACAACCCCA ACCGGAAGTGTAACCCCAGCCTGTTGAGTTTGGTCCAATCCAGCAGTCCAACTCCAGCACCAGGACCCACCTCAGCCCCCGGCACCACCCAGTGGTGGGATGCGCAAGGCATCGTGGGattgatcattttcctgttctgcACTCTTTACGCCAG CATCCGCTCATCCAACAATGCTCAAGTGAACAGACTGATGCAGACTGAGGAAGGTCAGGGTCTGACCGCCAGCGAAGAGGCCCCGGCGGAGGAGGACGGAGTCCGACGGGCTGTGGACAATGAAGAAGATGGAGTGACCTACAGCTACTCCTTCTTCCACTTCAGTCTCTTTCTGGCCTCGCTCTACATCATGATGACACTCACAAACTGGTACAA GCCTGATACTGACTACCACGCCATGCAGACCAGCATGCCAGCCGTCTGGGTGAAGATCAGCTCCAGCTGGATCGGCTTGGGCCTCTATCTCTGGACTCTGGTGGCTCCGCTGGTGCTCCCTGACAGGGATTTCAGCTAA